From one Bradyrhizobium sp. Ash2021 genomic stretch:
- a CDS encoding nickel/cobalt transporter has translation MADSAVHALMAQNPFGGPRPGPAAEPQVGGFVGWLLAKQSEFYREISATIRAAKSDGSAVWTLLAISFAYGIFHAAGPGHGKAVISSYLVANQETARRGIVLSFASALLQSLVAVVVVGICAWLLNATAKTMCGAEKAIEIASYALIAAFGARLVWTKGGGFMRALQAKPEPAMAAAHHHHGHHHHHHHDHDHHDHDHHDHGHEDHVHDEHCGHSHGPVPDQLAGPGGWRRGLGAIFAVGLRPCSGAILVLVFALAQGLFWAGIAATFVMGLGTAITVATIAILAVSARGLAQRLSAGRDGGGTLVMRGIEFGAAGLVLLFGLGLLFGYLAAERVTCL, from the coding sequence ATGGCCGACAGTGCCGTGCATGCTCTGATGGCGCAGAATCCGTTCGGCGGCCCGCGACCGGGCCCGGCCGCCGAGCCGCAGGTCGGCGGCTTCGTCGGATGGTTGCTGGCAAAGCAGTCGGAATTCTATCGCGAGATATCGGCGACCATCCGCGCCGCGAAATCCGACGGCTCGGCGGTCTGGACGCTGCTTGCGATCTCGTTTGCGTACGGCATTTTCCACGCCGCCGGCCCCGGTCACGGCAAGGCGGTGATCTCGTCCTATCTGGTCGCCAATCAGGAGACCGCGCGGCGCGGCATCGTGCTGTCGTTTGCTTCCGCGCTGCTGCAATCGCTGGTCGCGGTGGTCGTGGTCGGAATCTGCGCGTGGCTGCTCAACGCCACCGCCAAAACCATGTGCGGCGCGGAGAAGGCAATCGAAATCGCAAGCTACGCCCTGATCGCCGCGTTCGGCGCCCGGCTGGTCTGGACCAAGGGCGGCGGCTTTATGCGCGCGCTGCAGGCGAAGCCGGAACCAGCGATGGCGGCAGCGCATCATCATCATGGGCATCACCATCACCATCATCATGATCATGATCACCATGACCACGATCATCACGATCACGGCCACGAAGATCACGTCCATGACGAGCATTGCGGCCATTCCCATGGACCTGTGCCGGACCAGCTCGCCGGCCCCGGCGGCTGGCGCCGCGGCCTCGGCGCGATCTTCGCCGTGGGCTTGCGGCCCTGTTCGGGCGCGATCCTGGTTTTGGTGTTCGCGCTGGCGCAGGGCCTGTTCTGGGCCGGCATCGCCGCGACCTTTGTCATGGGGCTCGGCACCGCGATCACGGTCGCGACCATCGCGATTCTAGCGGTGTCCGCGCGCGGCCTGGCCCAGCGCCTCAGCGCCGGCCGCGACGGCGGCGGCACCTTGGTTATGCGCGGGATCGAATTCGGCGCCGCTGGCCTCGTGCTGCTATTCGGGCTCGGCCTGCTGTTCGGCTATCTCGCCGCCGAGCGGGTAACGTGTTTGTAG